Proteins co-encoded in one Callospermophilus lateralis isolate mCalLat2 chromosome 2, mCalLat2.hap1, whole genome shotgun sequence genomic window:
- the Rce1 gene encoding CAAX prenyl protease 2 isoform X1 encodes MAALGGDGLRLLSVSRPERQPESAALGSPGPGLCCWVSVFSCLSLACSYVGSLYVWKSELPRDHPAVIKRRFTSVLVVSSLSPLCVLLWRELTGIQPGTSLLTLMGFRLEGIFPAALLPLLLTMILFLGPLMQLSLDCPCDLADGLKVVLAPRSWARCLTDMRWLRNQVIAPLTEELVFRACMLPMLAPCMGLGPAVFTCPLFFGVAHFHHIIEQLRFRQSSVGSIFLSAAFQFSYTAVFGAYTAFLFIRTGHLIGPVLCHSFCNYMGFPAVCAALEHPQRRPLLAGYALGVGLFLLLLQPLTNPKLYGSLPLCVLLERAGDSEALLCS; translated from the exons ATGGCGGCGCTGGGCGGGGATGGGCTGCGCCTGCTCTCGGTCTCACGGCCCGAGCGGCAGCCGGAGTCAGCAGCGCTGGGCAGCCCGGGTCCCGGGCTGTGCTGCTGGGTGTCggtgttctcctgcctcagccttgcctGCTCTTACGTGGGCAGCCTGTACGTCTGGAAGAGCGAGCTGCCCAG GGACCACCCTGCCGTCATCAAGCGGCGTTTCACCAGTGTCCTGGTGGTTTCCAGTCTCTCACCCCTCTGCGTGCTGCTTTGGAGGGAACTAACGGGCATCCAG CCAGGCACATCCCTGCTCACCCTGATGGGCTTCAGGCTGGAGGGCATTTTCCCAGCAGCACTGCTGCCCCTGCTGCTGACCATG ATCCTTTTCCTGGGTCCACTGATGCAACTCTCTCTGGATTGCCCTTGTGATCTGGCAGATGGACTGAAGGTGGTCCTTG CCCCTCGCTCCTGGGCCCGCTGCCTCACAGACATGCGTTGGCTGCGGAACCAAGTGATTGCGCCCCTGACAGAGGAGCTGGTATTCCGGGCCTGTATGCTGCCCATGTTAGCACCATGCATGGGCCTGGGCCCTGCTGTGTTCACCTGCCCACTCTTCTTTGGAGTTG CCCATTTTCACCACATTATTGAGCAGCTGCGTTTCCGCCAGAGCAGTGTGGGGAGCATCTTCTTGTCTGCAG CGTTCCAGTTCTCCTATACAGCTGTCTTCGGTGCCTACACTGCTTTCCTCTTCATCCGCACAG GACACCTGATTGGGCCTGTTCTCTGCCACTCCTTCTGCAATTACATGGGCTTCCCAGCTGTGTGTGCTGCCCTGGAACATCCGCAGAGGCGGCCCCTTCTGGCAGGCTATGCCCTGGGTGTGGGACTCTTCTTGCTTCTACTCCAACCCCTCACCAACCCCAAGCTCTACGGCAGCCTTCCCCTTTGTGTGCTTTTGGAGCGGGCAGGGGACTCAGAGGCTCTCCTGTGCTCCTGA
- the Rce1 gene encoding CAAX prenyl protease 2 isoform X2, with protein MAALGGDGLRLLSVSRPERQPESAALGSPGPGLCCWVSVFSCLSLACSYVGSLYVWKSELPRDHPAVIKRRFTSVLVVSSLSPLCVLLWRELTGIQPGTSLLTLMGFRLEGIFPAALLPLLLTMILFLGPLMQLSLDCPCDLADGLKVVLAPRSWARCLTDMRWLRNQVIAPLTEELVFRACMLPMLAPCMGLGPAVFTCPLFFGVAHFHHIIEQLRFRQSSVGSIFLSAAFQFSYTAVFGAYTAFLFIRTGATKFLLPQSLRQAEPGPSAW; from the exons ATGGCGGCGCTGGGCGGGGATGGGCTGCGCCTGCTCTCGGTCTCACGGCCCGAGCGGCAGCCGGAGTCAGCAGCGCTGGGCAGCCCGGGTCCCGGGCTGTGCTGCTGGGTGTCggtgttctcctgcctcagccttgcctGCTCTTACGTGGGCAGCCTGTACGTCTGGAAGAGCGAGCTGCCCAG GGACCACCCTGCCGTCATCAAGCGGCGTTTCACCAGTGTCCTGGTGGTTTCCAGTCTCTCACCCCTCTGCGTGCTGCTTTGGAGGGAACTAACGGGCATCCAG CCAGGCACATCCCTGCTCACCCTGATGGGCTTCAGGCTGGAGGGCATTTTCCCAGCAGCACTGCTGCCCCTGCTGCTGACCATG ATCCTTTTCCTGGGTCCACTGATGCAACTCTCTCTGGATTGCCCTTGTGATCTGGCAGATGGACTGAAGGTGGTCCTTG CCCCTCGCTCCTGGGCCCGCTGCCTCACAGACATGCGTTGGCTGCGGAACCAAGTGATTGCGCCCCTGACAGAGGAGCTGGTATTCCGGGCCTGTATGCTGCCCATGTTAGCACCATGCATGGGCCTGGGCCCTGCTGTGTTCACCTGCCCACTCTTCTTTGGAGTTG CCCATTTTCACCACATTATTGAGCAGCTGCGTTTCCGCCAGAGCAGTGTGGGGAGCATCTTCTTGTCTGCAG CGTTCCAGTTCTCCTATACAGCTGTCTTCGGTGCCTACACTGCTTTCCTCTTCATCCGCACAG GAGCAACAAAATTTCTTCTACCACAGTCGTTGAGACAAGCTGAGCCAGGGCCCTCAGCTTGGTGA
- the Rce1 gene encoding CAAX prenyl protease 2 isoform X3, which produces MGFRLEGIFPAALLPLLLTMILFLGPLMQLSLDCPCDLADGLKVVLAPRSWARCLTDMRWLRNQVIAPLTEELVFRACMLPMLAPCMGLGPAVFTCPLFFGVAHFHHIIEQLRFRQSSVGSIFLSAAFQFSYTAVFGAYTAFLFIRTGHLIGPVLCHSFCNYMGFPAVCAALEHPQRRPLLAGYALGVGLFLLLLQPLTNPKLYGSLPLCVLLERAGDSEALLCS; this is translated from the exons ATGGGCTTCAGGCTGGAGGGCATTTTCCCAGCAGCACTGCTGCCCCTGCTGCTGACCATG ATCCTTTTCCTGGGTCCACTGATGCAACTCTCTCTGGATTGCCCTTGTGATCTGGCAGATGGACTGAAGGTGGTCCTTG CCCCTCGCTCCTGGGCCCGCTGCCTCACAGACATGCGTTGGCTGCGGAACCAAGTGATTGCGCCCCTGACAGAGGAGCTGGTATTCCGGGCCTGTATGCTGCCCATGTTAGCACCATGCATGGGCCTGGGCCCTGCTGTGTTCACCTGCCCACTCTTCTTTGGAGTTG CCCATTTTCACCACATTATTGAGCAGCTGCGTTTCCGCCAGAGCAGTGTGGGGAGCATCTTCTTGTCTGCAG CGTTCCAGTTCTCCTATACAGCTGTCTTCGGTGCCTACACTGCTTTCCTCTTCATCCGCACAG GACACCTGATTGGGCCTGTTCTCTGCCACTCCTTCTGCAATTACATGGGCTTCCCAGCTGTGTGTGCTGCCCTGGAACATCCGCAGAGGCGGCCCCTTCTGGCAGGCTATGCCCTGGGTGTGGGACTCTTCTTGCTTCTACTCCAACCCCTCACCAACCCCAAGCTCTACGGCAGCCTTCCCCTTTGTGTGCTTTTGGAGCGGGCAGGGGACTCAGAGGCTCTCCTGTGCTCCTGA